One stretch of Zingiber officinale cultivar Zhangliang chromosome 6B, Zo_v1.1, whole genome shotgun sequence DNA includes these proteins:
- the LOC121989990 gene encoding uncharacterized protein LOC121989990 — translation MEQRKNWMWRRNLKPNNVVGSSQLISHDPAWEEKAFTEDSAGLLGAYIWPPRSYSCSFCRREFRSAQALGGHMNSHRRDRARLKQWADQEGIVPSRTNNVVALPSHHLSLIRVSEVSSTTAAAAAAAASSTASFADLSRRKRDMEDEESFRMKRWRVEEESFKLLAPCPVKEEQLDLELRLGTNLSQCVFVPSSVAVVQIITWKMMGMSYSDGKEMKESSYRRSRRHNAAWGLVRLTDAAIAFSTSGVSFLDGYRWMQSTDHTSIFLGHIA, via the exons ATGGAGCAAAGGAAAAATTGGATGTGGAGGAGAAATTTGAAGCCAAATAATGTCGTTGGCTCCTCGCAATTGATCTCTCACGATCCGGCATGGGAGGAAAAGGCATTCACCGAGGACTCCGCCGGCCTCCTCGGGGCCTACATCTGGCCGCCGAGGTCCTACTCTTGCAGCTTCTGCCGGCGAGAGTTCCGGTCGGCGCAGGCGCTGGGCGGCCACATGAACTCCCACCGCCGTGACCGCGCACGGCTCAAGCAATGGGCAGACCAAGAAGGCATCGTGCCGTCGAGGACTAATAATGTTGTTGCACTGCCTTCTCACCATCTGTCTCTAATTAGGGTTTCAGAAGTGAGCAGCActactgctgctgctgctgctgctgctgcttctaGTACTGCATCTTTCGCCGATTTGTCGCGGCGCAAGCGAGACATGGAGGATGAGGAAAGCTTCAGGATGAAGAGATGGAGAGTGGAAGAGGAAAGCTTCAAGTTGCTCGCTCCTTGTCCTGTGAAAGAAGAGCAATTGGACCTCGAGCTTAGGTTGGGAACAAACCTGTCACAGT GCGTGTTTGTCCCCTCATCTGTGGCTGTTGTGCAGATCATCACATGGAAGATGATGGGAATGTCATATAGTGACGGCAAAGAGATGAAAGAATCCAGCTACAGAAGAAGCAGGAGACACAATGCAGCATGGGGACTTGTTCGACTGACAGATGCAGCAATAGCATTCTCGACCAGTGGGGTTTCCTTCTTGGATGGATACAGATGGATGCAGTCTACAGATCACACCAGCATTTTTCTGGGGCACATTGCTTAG